Proteins encoded by one window of Sphingomonas ginkgonis:
- a CDS encoding cysteine desulfurase family protein, which translates to MIYLDYQATTPLAPEAKAAMLPWLAQFANPHSSSRAGREAAAAIEVARGQVAALLPPGGTTVFTSGATEALNWALKGVAANAAAGRKRIVTLATEHAAVLDSVGWLAGQGLEVIVLPVEPDGLVDLDDVRAAVDERTALVAAMLVNNEIGVIQPIAEIATIAHETGALMLCDAVQGFGRLKLPPGPDLFAVSAHKVHGPKGIGALWIGPGVTAPEPLLHGGGQEQGLRSGTLSPMLCAGFGAAAKLAARCRADDLALVDRLWAAAREALGPGWIVNGSSEARHRGNLNLRRDGLDTARLLSELRGIAFSLGSACASGSGRPSHVLRALGLSDREARSSIRLGFGRYTMEAELVSACRSIAQAAEVQSPLSVRA; encoded by the coding sequence ATGATCTACCTCGACTATCAGGCGACCACGCCGCTCGCGCCCGAGGCCAAGGCGGCGATGCTTCCCTGGCTCGCCCAGTTCGCCAATCCGCACAGCTCGAGCCGTGCCGGGCGCGAGGCGGCGGCAGCGATCGAGGTGGCGCGCGGGCAGGTCGCGGCATTGCTCCCGCCGGGCGGAACGACGGTCTTCACCTCCGGCGCCACCGAGGCGCTCAACTGGGCGCTCAAGGGAGTGGCGGCGAACGCTGCGGCGGGGCGGAAGCGGATCGTCACGCTGGCAACGGAGCATGCCGCGGTGCTCGACAGCGTCGGCTGGTTGGCCGGCCAAGGCCTGGAGGTGATCGTGCTTCCTGTCGAACCGGACGGGCTGGTCGACCTCGACGACGTGCGCGCGGCGGTCGACGAGCGAACCGCGCTGGTCGCGGCGATGCTGGTCAACAACGAGATCGGGGTGATCCAGCCGATCGCCGAGATCGCCACGATCGCGCACGAGACGGGCGCGCTGATGCTGTGCGACGCGGTCCAGGGGTTCGGGCGGCTCAAGCTGCCGCCGGGACCCGACCTGTTCGCCGTGTCCGCACACAAGGTCCATGGCCCGAAGGGCATCGGCGCGCTGTGGATCGGTCCCGGCGTGACGGCGCCCGAGCCGCTGCTCCACGGCGGCGGGCAGGAGCAAGGACTACGCTCGGGCACGCTCTCGCCGATGCTGTGCGCCGGCTTCGGGGCGGCGGCGAAGCTTGCCGCGCGTTGCCGGGCGGACGATCTCGCCCTTGTGGACCGGCTGTGGGCCGCGGCGCGAGAGGCACTCGGGCCGGGCTGGATCGTCAACGGCAGCAGCGAGGCCCGCCACCGGGGCAACCTCAACCTGCGTCGCGACGGGCTCGACACCGCCCGCCTCCTGTCGGAGCTGCGCGGAATCGCATTCAGCCTCGGAAGCGCCTGCGCGAGCGGCTCGGGACGCCCCAGCCATGTGCTGCGCGCGCTCGGGCTCAGCGATCGGGAGGCGCGATCGAGCATCCGGCTCGGCTTCGGCCGCTACACGATGGAAGCCGAGCTGGTTTCGGCCTGTCGTTCCATCGCGCAAGCCGCCGAAGTCCAGTCGCCGCTGAGCGTGCGGGCATGA
- a CDS encoding 2Fe-2S iron-sulfur cluster-binding protein produces the protein MSVTVTFLRADGSFDREVTVEPDRSLLEIAQAAGQPLEGTCEGQMACSTCHVHVAAADFDRLPPASDEEDDLLDLAADVRRTSRLACQIRLTPELGSLTVRIPNAVTDWNR, from the coding sequence ATGAGCGTGACGGTCACCTTCCTGCGCGCCGACGGCAGCTTCGATCGCGAGGTCACCGTCGAGCCGGACCGCAGCTTGCTGGAGATTGCGCAGGCCGCCGGGCAGCCGCTCGAAGGGACTTGCGAGGGGCAGATGGCCTGCTCGACCTGCCATGTTCATGTCGCCGCGGCTGATTTCGACCGCCTTCCGCCGGCGAGCGACGAGGAGGACGACCTGCTCGACCTCGCGGCGGACGTGAGGCGGACCAGCCGGCTTGCTTGCCAGATCAGGCTCACGCCAGAACTGGGCTCGCTGACCGTTCGCATTCCGAACGCGGTGACCGACTGGAACCGCTGA